In a single window of the Mauremys reevesii isolate NIE-2019 linkage group 3, ASM1616193v1, whole genome shotgun sequence genome:
- the MRPL14 gene encoding 39S ribosomal protein L14, mitochondrial — protein sequence MAFLSRRLDLLLTQVNRAVEQRHFSITGACSAIQKLTRVRVVDNSALGNTPYHRPPKCIHVYNKTGVGKVGDKILLAIKGEKKKALIVGHRMPGPCMTPRFDSNNVVLIEDNGNPTGTRIKTPIPLILRKREGEFSKVLAIAQHLV from the exons ATGGCTTTCTTGAGTAGGCGACTGGACTTGCTGTTAACCCAAGTAAACAGAGCAGTCGAACAGCGGCACTTCAG CATCACTGGAGCATGCAGTGCGATACAGAAACTGACCCGCGTGCGAGTGGTGGACAACAGTGCCTTGGGGAACACGCCGTACCATCGGCCGCCCAAATGCATCCATGTGTATAACAAGACTGGAGTTGGTAAAGTGGGGGATAAAATTCTCCTGGCTatcaaaggagaaaagaaaaaggctTTAATTGTAGGTCACAGGATGCCTGGCCCTTGCATGACACCTAGATTTGATTCCAACAATGTGGTGCTCATCGAAGACAATGGAAACCCAACGGGGACTAGAATAAAAACCCCAATACCCTTGATCCTGCGGAAGCGCGAAGGAGAGTTCTCTAAAGTGTTGGCCATTGCCCAGCACTTAGTGTGA